A DNA window from Polyangium spumosum contains the following coding sequences:
- a CDS encoding RNA polymerase sigma factor, with translation MMKRQTTNRITVELLEAAARGERVAAGTLVDFIYGWVHGVLRAGPDIDDATQEAFVSILVAVRKRRYDASLEDKQAWVVKIAVRKAIDARRRRERDRQVFEEQASGDDATEPASADPISRIEQKQRAERVNGVVKDLNETDRALLLLRFREGLSYQDIAHTLSIPLGTVKSRISRLIEKMQLKLGFAFAALAPRPEQGEGDLSGSEV, from the coding sequence ATGATGAAGCGACAAACGACGAACCGCATCACCGTCGAGCTGCTGGAGGCGGCGGCGCGCGGCGAGAGGGTGGCGGCGGGCACGCTCGTGGATTTCATCTACGGGTGGGTCCATGGCGTCCTCCGCGCAGGCCCGGACATCGACGACGCGACCCAGGAGGCGTTCGTGTCGATCCTCGTGGCGGTACGCAAGCGCCGGTACGACGCGTCGCTCGAGGACAAGCAAGCCTGGGTCGTCAAGATCGCGGTGCGCAAGGCGATCGACGCAAGGCGCAGGCGCGAGCGCGACCGCCAGGTATTCGAAGAGCAGGCCTCCGGCGACGACGCCACGGAGCCCGCGAGCGCCGATCCCATCTCCCGTATCGAGCAAAAACAACGCGCCGAGCGCGTGAACGGCGTGGTGAAGGACCTGAACGAGACCGACCGCGCGCTCCTCCTGCTCCGTTTCCGCGAGGGGCTCAGCTACCAGGACATCGCGCACACGCTCTCCATCCCGCTCGGCACCGTGAAATCGCGGATCTCCCGCCTGATCGAGAAGATGCAGCTCAAGCTCGGCTTCGCGTTCGCCGCCCTCGCGCCGAGGCCCGAGCAGGGCGAAGGCGACCTGTCCGGGAGCGAGGTATGA
- a CDS encoding HAD-IA family hydrolase, with amino-acid sequence MRRYTTVLFDLDGTLIDSIRLILDSYHHTFAAHGLPPCADDVLLRGVGTPLRTQLAGYSDDPEVVLAMIETYRAYNLMHHDACVRPYPGAVESVRALAGAGVKVAIVTSKNRHSTKRGLEVAGLADAFEVLVCSDDVTNPKPHKEPVDLALARLGSRPGEALFVGDSLHDMHAGRSAGVATGAALWGPMTRADLAPSEPSHWLSKPEDLLPLVLARVSGE; translated from the coding sequence ATGCGGCGATACACGACGGTTTTGTTTGATCTCGACGGCACGCTGATCGACTCGATCCGCTTGATCCTCGACAGCTACCACCACACCTTCGCCGCGCACGGCTTGCCTCCGTGCGCGGACGACGTGCTCCTCCGCGGCGTCGGCACGCCCCTGCGGACGCAGCTCGCCGGTTATTCGGACGATCCCGAGGTGGTGCTCGCGATGATCGAGACGTACCGGGCGTACAACCTCATGCACCACGACGCTTGCGTGCGGCCCTACCCTGGGGCTGTCGAGAGTGTCCGCGCGCTCGCCGGGGCGGGCGTGAAGGTCGCCATCGTGACCAGCAAGAACCGGCACAGCACGAAGCGCGGGCTCGAGGTCGCGGGGCTCGCCGACGCCTTCGAGGTGCTCGTCTGCTCGGACGACGTGACGAACCCGAAGCCCCACAAGGAGCCGGTGGATCTTGCCCTCGCGCGGCTCGGATCGCGGCCGGGCGAGGCGCTCTTCGTGGGCGACAGCCTGCACGACATGCACGCCGGCAGGAGCGCCGGGGTCGCGACGGGCGCCGCGCTCTGGGGCCCGATGACGCGGGCAGACCTCGCCCCGTCGGAGCCGTCGCACTGGTTATCGAAACCCGAGGACCTGCTGCCGCTCGTGCTGGCTCGCGTTTCTGGGGAATGA
- a CDS encoding YifB family Mg chelatase-like AAA ATPase, with the protein MQATALTFILVGLDAFPVRVEVDSGRGPAAFQLVGLAEASVRESRVRVRSALLQIGVALDEHVITVNLAPADLRKSGGAFDLAIAMAVLGALGKVPAASLRGLAFLGELSLTGAIRPVRGVLPALRGAATRGLGRAVVPRHNGAEAASVPGIEVRTAEHLGDVVSALAGEGELSAAGPRPTLSNVLADDVVDLAEVRGQHAARRALEIAAAGGHNLLMMGPPGAGKTMLARRLPTILPPLSYEEALEVTALHSVAGLLQSDRGLTQARPFRAPHHTVSPAGLVGGGEPIRPGEVSLAHHGCLFLDELLEFKRSALEVLRQPLEDGIVTICRAQSRVTFPARPLVVAAVNPCPCGYHGDDKRPCACSAERVRVYRARLSGPLLDRLDLQVPLPPVDVSHLGSKERGEASAEVRRRVMAAREVQVARRAAGEVSVATNAELGPRDVDRVATPDEAGLLILGRAVERLGLSARAYGKVLRVARTIADLDGGGAVRASHVAEAIQARLLDRGALWRAR; encoded by the coding sequence ATGCAGGCGACCGCGCTGACCTTCATCCTCGTCGGCCTCGACGCGTTCCCCGTGCGCGTCGAGGTCGACTCCGGCCGCGGCCCCGCGGCCTTTCAGCTCGTCGGGCTCGCCGAGGCGAGCGTGCGCGAGAGCCGGGTGCGCGTGCGATCGGCGCTCCTGCAGATCGGCGTCGCCCTCGACGAGCACGTGATCACCGTGAACCTCGCGCCCGCCGATCTACGCAAGAGCGGCGGCGCCTTCGATCTGGCGATCGCCATGGCGGTGCTCGGCGCGCTCGGCAAGGTGCCCGCGGCGTCGCTGCGTGGGCTCGCGTTCCTCGGCGAGCTCTCGCTCACGGGCGCGATCCGGCCCGTACGTGGCGTCTTGCCGGCGCTCCGGGGCGCGGCGACGCGGGGGCTCGGTCGCGCCGTCGTCCCGCGGCACAACGGCGCCGAGGCGGCGAGCGTGCCAGGCATCGAGGTCCGCACGGCCGAGCACCTCGGCGACGTGGTGTCGGCGCTCGCGGGTGAGGGCGAGCTCTCCGCGGCAGGCCCGCGCCCGACGCTCTCGAATGTCCTCGCGGACGACGTCGTGGACCTCGCGGAGGTGCGGGGGCAACACGCGGCCCGGCGCGCGCTGGAGATCGCCGCGGCCGGCGGGCACAACCTCCTGATGATGGGCCCGCCGGGCGCGGGCAAGACCATGCTGGCGCGGCGATTGCCGACGATCTTGCCGCCGCTCTCGTACGAGGAGGCGCTCGAGGTGACGGCGCTCCATTCGGTCGCCGGCCTCTTGCAGTCGGATCGTGGCCTCACGCAGGCGCGGCCGTTTCGCGCGCCGCACCACACGGTGAGCCCCGCGGGCCTCGTGGGCGGGGGCGAGCCGATCCGGCCGGGCGAGGTCTCGCTCGCGCACCACGGCTGCCTCTTCCTCGACGAATTGCTGGAGTTCAAGCGCAGCGCGCTCGAGGTGCTGCGGCAGCCGCTCGAGGACGGGATCGTCACGATCTGCCGCGCGCAGAGCCGGGTGACGTTCCCGGCGAGGCCACTCGTCGTCGCCGCGGTGAACCCTTGCCCGTGCGGGTATCACGGGGACGACAAGCGCCCGTGCGCCTGCTCGGCCGAGCGCGTGCGCGTGTACCGGGCGCGTCTCTCCGGGCCGCTGCTCGATCGGCTCGACCTGCAGGTGCCGCTGCCGCCCGTGGACGTCTCGCACCTCGGGAGCAAGGAGCGCGGGGAGGCGAGCGCGGAGGTGCGGCGGCGCGTGATGGCGGCGCGCGAGGTGCAGGTCGCGCGGCGGGCGGCGGGCGAGGTGAGTGTCGCGACGAACGCCGAGCTCGGGCCGCGGGACGTCGATCGGGTGGCGACGCCGGACGAGGCGGGCCTCTTGATCCTCGGGCGAGCGGTGGAGCGGCTGGGCCTCTCGGCGCGGGCGTACGGCAAGGTGCTGCGCGTGGCGCGGACGATCGCGGACCTCGACGGCGGCGGGGCCGTGCGGGCGAGCCACGTGGCGGAGGCGATCCAGGCGCGGCTCCTGGATCGTGGCGCCCTCTGGCGCGCGCGCTGA
- a CDS encoding protein kinase domain-containing protein, which translates to MLRASDLVADRFVIEAVLGEGGMGVVYRAHDQKLDRKVALKTIAAGDEEASARALREARAVAALDHPNAIAIYDVGAWEGEPFIAMELVEGETLRAYVGDPSVPVGRKIRWLVDVARALAAAHRAGIVHRDIKPENVMVRRDGRVKVLDFGIARRSAAPVDPAGPTAKPNAPSLATKGGVSGTPMYMAPEQVRGKAADGRTDQFSWAVLGYELCEGTRPWDAHDALSTVAAMMSEPPRKMQAEGVPAALREVFGRALSRSPAERYGSMDDVVELLEPLAEEGDTKGPKAEPAALSRPSPGAITAGRYSTQELGQAIALALERKAQAEAEGRKYAYTDLAAAAREVGIEEGELRAALVALRPALDAAPLAAAPAPEAGMTPRRARQKQKLERHAAMWGVFSVFFFLLDMVTVGGEFWFFPVLGWGVGLAAHVVKYLFPVDPTPEEEAEARLREAIRLEKLAKKRGGDRMRFAAPGKRIKEATREAEASAREAEESAELAAIAEEEAALRAARREERRAR; encoded by the coding sequence ATGTTGAGAGCTTCCGACCTGGTGGCGGATCGCTTCGTGATCGAGGCCGTGCTCGGCGAGGGCGGCATGGGCGTCGTGTATCGAGCCCACGACCAGAAGCTCGACCGGAAGGTCGCCTTGAAGACGATCGCGGCCGGCGACGAGGAGGCGTCGGCGCGGGCGCTGCGCGAGGCGCGGGCCGTCGCGGCGCTCGATCACCCGAACGCGATCGCCATCTACGACGTGGGCGCGTGGGAGGGAGAGCCCTTCATCGCGATGGAGCTCGTGGAAGGCGAGACGCTGCGCGCCTACGTCGGCGACCCGAGCGTGCCCGTGGGGCGCAAGATCCGCTGGCTCGTCGACGTGGCCCGCGCGCTCGCGGCCGCGCATCGGGCGGGGATCGTGCACCGGGACATCAAGCCGGAGAACGTCATGGTGCGGCGGGACGGGCGGGTGAAGGTGCTCGACTTCGGCATCGCGCGGCGGAGCGCGGCGCCCGTGGATCCCGCAGGGCCGACGGCGAAGCCAAACGCGCCGTCGCTCGCCACGAAGGGCGGCGTGAGCGGGACGCCGATGTACATGGCGCCCGAGCAGGTGCGCGGGAAGGCGGCGGACGGGCGGACGGACCAGTTCTCCTGGGCGGTGCTCGGCTACGAGCTCTGCGAGGGGACGAGGCCGTGGGACGCGCACGACGCGCTCTCGACGGTGGCGGCGATGATGTCGGAGCCGCCGCGGAAGATGCAGGCCGAGGGCGTGCCCGCGGCGCTCCGGGAGGTCTTCGGCCGCGCGCTCTCGCGTAGCCCGGCGGAGCGGTACGGGTCGATGGACGACGTCGTCGAGCTGCTCGAGCCGCTCGCGGAGGAGGGCGACACGAAGGGGCCGAAGGCCGAGCCGGCCGCCCTTTCGCGGCCTTCGCCGGGCGCGATCACGGCGGGGCGTTACTCCACGCAGGAGCTCGGGCAGGCGATCGCGCTCGCGCTGGAGCGCAAGGCGCAGGCGGAGGCGGAGGGTCGCAAGTACGCGTACACGGATCTCGCGGCGGCGGCGCGTGAGGTCGGGATCGAGGAGGGGGAGCTACGCGCGGCGCTCGTGGCGCTCCGGCCCGCGCTGGATGCGGCGCCTTTGGCGGCGGCTCCGGCCCCGGAGGCGGGGATGACGCCGAGGCGGGCGCGGCAGAAGCAGAAGCTCGAGCGACACGCGGCGATGTGGGGCGTCTTCAGCGTGTTCTTTTTCCTGCTCGACATGGTGACGGTGGGGGGCGAATTCTGGTTTTTCCCGGTGCTCGGCTGGGGCGTCGGGCTCGCCGCGCACGTGGTGAAGTACCTCTTCCCGGTGGATCCGACGCCCGAGGAGGAAGCGGAGGCGCGCCTGCGGGAGGCGATCCGGCTGGAGAAGCTCGCGAAGAAGCGCGGCGGAGACCGGATGCGCTTCGCGGCTCCGGGGAAGCGGATCAAGGAGGCCACGCGGGAGGCCGAGGCGAGCGCGCGGGAGGCCGAGGAGAGCGCGGAGCTCGCGGCGATCGCCGAGGAAGAGGCGGCCCTCCGGGCGGCGCGGCGCGAGGAGCGGCGGGCGCGCTGA
- the recA gene encoding recombinase RecA, whose protein sequence is MTELLEKMRTVKTVVGSIEKQFGKGAIMSLGDEAETDVRIIGTGSMALDAALGIGGYPRGRIVEIYGPESGGKTTLTLHAMREAQLAGGVAAFIDAEHAFDVNYARAVGVDTERLLVSQPDCGEQALEIAETLTRSGAVDIVVVDSVAALVPKAEIEGDMGDAHMGLQARLMSQALRKLTAIAHRTGTTLVFINQLRQKIGVTFGNPETTTGGNALKFYASVRLDVRRIGPVKVGDEAVGSRTRVKVVKNKLAPPFREAEFDIRWGTGVDAASDLIDYGCQRGIVEKSGAHLSFAGEHLGQGRERARECLLSNERLFSALRAAVVAGAEARVGARPAEKAA, encoded by the coding sequence ATGACGGAGCTCCTGGAGAAGATGCGGACGGTGAAGACGGTGGTGGGCTCGATCGAGAAGCAATTCGGCAAGGGCGCGATCATGTCGCTCGGGGACGAGGCGGAGACGGACGTGCGGATCATCGGGACGGGCTCGATGGCCCTCGACGCCGCGCTCGGCATCGGCGGGTATCCACGCGGCCGGATCGTGGAGATTTACGGGCCGGAGAGCGGCGGCAAGACGACGCTGACGTTGCACGCGATGCGGGAGGCGCAGCTCGCGGGCGGCGTGGCGGCCTTCATCGACGCCGAGCACGCGTTCGACGTGAACTATGCGCGGGCCGTCGGGGTCGACACGGAGCGGCTGCTCGTCTCGCAGCCGGATTGCGGCGAGCAGGCCCTCGAGATCGCCGAGACGCTCACGCGCAGCGGCGCCGTCGACATCGTGGTGGTCGACTCCGTGGCGGCGCTCGTGCCCAAGGCGGAGATCGAGGGCGACATGGGCGACGCGCACATGGGGCTGCAGGCGCGGCTCATGAGCCAGGCGCTGCGCAAGCTCACGGCGATCGCGCACCGGACGGGCACGACGCTCGTGTTCATCAACCAGCTCCGGCAGAAGATCGGGGTCACGTTCGGCAACCCCGAGACGACGACGGGCGGCAATGCGCTGAAGTTCTACGCGAGCGTCCGGCTCGACGTGCGCCGCATCGGGCCGGTGAAGGTCGGCGACGAGGCGGTGGGCTCGCGGACGCGGGTCAAGGTGGTGAAGAACAAGCTCGCGCCGCCGTTCCGCGAGGCAGAGTTCGACATTCGCTGGGGGACGGGGGTCGACGCGGCCTCGGACCTCATCGATTACGGCTGCCAGAGGGGGATCGTCGAGAAGAGCGGGGCGCACCTCTCGTTCGCCGGCGAGCACCTCGGGCAGGGGCGCGAGCGCGCGCGGGAGTGCTTGCTCTCGAACGAGCGCCTCTTCTCGGCCCTGCGCGCCGCGGTGGTCGCGGGCGCCGAGGCCCGCGTGGGCGCGCGGCCGGCGGAGAAGGCGGCCTGA
- a CDS encoding ferritin-like domain-containing protein: protein MHDRLAFLSLRLSLFAALGLSAVACGSTVENGGQGGQGGAGTGASTSATSSQGGFGGWSGCAGATPVLLADGSDSGYVKCDDGTIHREVAVACDTTIDAPACEGTEPSKSCTTDADCTAKPHGKCIHQDPAFENPEPSCGCVYACANDAECGEDAVCVCPGVVNNGVAWSRCSAVAKCATDADCPSGECGITSFNDGCFQQIGLACRTADDACRVDADCMDGAACAALPYSTTGEPGTFNCETQNCAIGRPLLVAGAARTAPAAARVDWILAEITPDVASLDPAVRRALADAWTEIAALEHASVASFARFTLQLMALGAPPELLFAAQTAAADEVEHARVGYALASRYADRPIGPAKLDLSGVPLETDLRAVLGSLIEEACVGETIGAAEALALAGLVQDPALREVHARIAEDEQRHAELAWKTLRFLLEGADEDTRSFARATFDRAIEASSVDPSFRRAVVAEEVGLLSAKQIGALRRQVLRDVVRPCADALLAPAAAKAVSARLQAC, encoded by the coding sequence ATGCATGATCGACTTGCCTTTCTTTCGTTGCGCCTCTCCCTCTTTGCGGCCCTCGGCCTCTCGGCCGTCGCCTGCGGATCGACCGTGGAAAACGGCGGCCAGGGAGGGCAAGGTGGCGCGGGCACGGGCGCGAGCACGAGCGCGACCTCGAGCCAGGGTGGCTTCGGCGGGTGGTCCGGCTGCGCGGGCGCGACGCCCGTCCTGCTCGCGGACGGCTCGGACAGCGGCTACGTGAAGTGCGACGACGGCACCATCCACCGCGAGGTGGCCGTCGCCTGCGATACCACGATCGACGCGCCCGCCTGCGAGGGCACCGAGCCGTCGAAGTCGTGCACGACCGACGCCGATTGCACGGCCAAGCCCCACGGCAAATGCATCCACCAGGACCCGGCCTTCGAGAACCCCGAGCCCTCCTGCGGCTGCGTGTACGCCTGCGCGAACGACGCCGAGTGCGGCGAGGACGCCGTCTGCGTCTGCCCCGGCGTCGTGAACAATGGCGTCGCCTGGTCCCGCTGCTCGGCCGTGGCGAAATGCGCGACCGACGCGGATTGCCCGAGCGGCGAGTGTGGCATCACCTCCTTCAACGACGGCTGCTTCCAGCAGATCGGCCTCGCTTGCCGCACGGCGGACGACGCCTGCCGCGTCGACGCCGATTGCATGGACGGGGCCGCCTGCGCCGCGCTCCCGTACAGCACGACCGGCGAGCCCGGCACCTTCAACTGCGAGACGCAAAACTGCGCGATCGGCCGCCCCTTGCTCGTCGCCGGCGCGGCCCGCACCGCGCCCGCCGCGGCTCGCGTCGACTGGATCCTCGCCGAGATCACGCCCGACGTGGCGTCGCTCGATCCGGCCGTCCGGCGCGCCCTCGCCGACGCGTGGACCGAGATCGCCGCGCTCGAGCACGCGTCCGTCGCGAGCTTCGCCCGCTTCACGCTCCAGCTCATGGCCCTCGGCGCGCCGCCCGAGCTGCTCTTCGCCGCGCAGACCGCCGCTGCCGACGAGGTCGAGCACGCCCGCGTCGGGTATGCCCTGGCGAGCCGTTATGCCGATCGCCCGATCGGCCCTGCGAAGCTCGATCTTTCGGGCGTCCCCCTCGAGACCGACCTGCGCGCCGTCCTCGGCTCCCTCATCGAAGAGGCCTGCGTGGGCGAGACGATCGGCGCCGCCGAGGCGCTCGCGCTCGCGGGGCTCGTGCAAGATCCGGCGCTCCGCGAGGTCCACGCGCGTATCGCCGAGGACGAGCAGCGCCACGCCGAGCTCGCCTGGAAGACCTTGCGATTCCTGCTCGAAGGCGCCGACGAGGACACGCGAAGCTTCGCTCGCGCCACGTTCGACCGGGCGATCGAGGCCTCGAGCGTGGACCCGTCTTTCCGGCGCGCCGTCGTGGCCGAGGAGGTCGGGCTCCTCTCTGCCAAGCAAATCGGCGCCCTTCGCCGCCAGGTTTTGCGTGACGTCGTGCGTCCTTGCGCCGACGCGCTCCTCGCGCCTGCCGCGGCGAAGGCGGTCTCGGCGCGCCTCCAGGCCTGCTGA